A single region of the Idiomarinaceae bacterium HL-53 genome encodes:
- a CDS encoding putative transposase, translating to MDRQPRDFRAGITYHLTQRANYKQFCFRDNQDFSVFKKHMMYAKTASESSVHAYVIMSNHMHILVTGNLETSVSKFMKLLNGRYERYFNKKHNEVGTLWGGRFHAEPAYEAYIVMNMYKYIELNPVKARLVMRPEDYEWSSFRCNALNQSDDLVTPHEYFMDLGADPPSRAATYKEFVAYFVFDPAGQPGQVKT from the coding sequence ATGGACAGACAACCCAGGGATTTTAGAGCTGGAATTACCTACCACCTCACTCAGCGCGCTAACTACAAGCAGTTTTGTTTTCGTGATAATCAAGACTTCTCCGTATTTAAGAAGCATATGATGTATGCAAAAACAGCGAGCGAATCCTCAGTTCATGCTTACGTTATCATGTCGAATCACATGCACATTCTTGTCACTGGCAATTTAGAAACGAGTGTTAGCAAGTTTATGAAACTTCTTAACGGTCGATATGAACGATACTTCAATAAAAAACACAATGAGGTTGGAACATTATGGGGAGGACGCTTTCATGCCGAGCCTGCGTATGAAGCTTATATTGTGATGAATATGTACAAATACATTGAGCTAAATCCAGTCAAAGCTCGGCTTGTCATGCGCCCTGAAGATTATGAATGGTCTAGCTTTCGGTGCAATGCCTTGAATCAATCTGATGATCTAGTTACTCCTCATGAGTATTTTATGGATTTGGGAGCTGATCCACCATCACGCGCCGCAACATATAAGGAATTCGTTGCATACTTTGTTTTCGATCCCGCAGGTCAGCCCGGTCAGGTTAAAACCTGA
- a CDS encoding DNA polymerase-3 subunit epsilon, whose product MYLGSNDLQRAVAEPELKSPSFGGVDWQARYQALALKAKDPRLRRFYEAGVVSMETPVCNAQLMAVDFETSGLDPSKHGILSVGAVPFSLARISCARAQHWLAKPRKPLSDESVVIHGITHSQVERAPDLLDILDELLEALAGHVWVVHYRAIERNFFDVALRERIGEGIEFPVIDTMELEARFHRQKKLNFWQRLKGERPVSIRLADARSRYGLPFYRPHHALSDALATAELLQAQIQHHYSTNTPLSDLCT is encoded by the coding sequence ATGTATTTAGGCTCGAACGACTTACAACGTGCAGTGGCTGAACCGGAGTTAAAATCGCCCAGTTTCGGTGGGGTTGATTGGCAAGCTCGTTATCAAGCGCTTGCTTTAAAAGCCAAAGACCCCCGATTGCGCAGGTTTTATGAGGCAGGTGTTGTGAGTATGGAAACACCGGTGTGTAACGCGCAATTAATGGCGGTGGATTTCGAAACCTCAGGGCTTGATCCTTCCAAGCATGGAATTTTGAGTGTCGGTGCCGTGCCGTTTTCATTGGCGCGGATTTCCTGCGCGCGAGCGCAGCACTGGCTGGCAAAACCACGAAAGCCTCTCAGTGATGAATCGGTAGTGATTCATGGCATTACCCATTCGCAAGTGGAGCGGGCGCCCGATTTGCTCGATATTTTGGACGAGTTGCTGGAAGCGCTTGCAGGGCATGTTTGGGTGGTGCATTACCGCGCGATTGAGCGGAATTTTTTCGATGTAGCGCTGCGCGAGCGGATCGGAGAGGGAATTGAGTTCCCGGTGATTGATACCATGGAGCTTGAGGCCCGTTTTCATCGCCAGAAAAAGCTGAATTTTTGGCAGCGATTGAAAGGAGAAAGGCCCGTGTCAATTCGGTTGGCCGACGCCCGCAGCCGCTACGGCCTGCCGTTCTATCGCCCACACCACGCACTCAGCGACGCGCTCGCCACCGCCGAACTCCTCCAAGCCCAAATTCAACACCACTACAGCACCAACACCCCTCTTTCCGACCTCTGCACCTAG
- a CDS encoding CBS domain-containing protein, with protein sequence MEAENLETLDFLRQFPPFEELPEEELERVAAVTDVSYFKAGSDILNYQDKITDLHVVRSGAVEVFHRTGELYNRLSPGGFFGEAGLLRNGRVRYPVKAIEDTLVYLVPGAEFNRLFDEYESFADAVEVEDRQRLNRALSRREHANDMLTATISTLISREPVGINAVATIREAAEKMTSEEVSSLLIYEDVNDPEQRPLGIITDKDLRKRVLAVGLSDQTAVREVMSEGLVFVQHNQRIFEAMLLMLRSNLHHLPVLKKERTVGMLSLSDVVRHESKSSLFVVGNIFRATSAEELAALKVDVQATFVKMVEEDANSRMIGASMAVIGRSFKQRLLELGEEKLGKPPVPYCFLALGSMARDEQSIVTDQDNAMILHDSFDPEKHDEYFQELAQYVSDGLDACGYVYCSGNIMATNPEWRQPLKVWKQYFTSWIEEPTPERLLHSSIFFDLDGVWGRLEFADMLNKLIREKAPKNKRFLACMARNSLQRTPPLGFFKDFVMEKDGKHNNSINTKRRGTAPVADLIRVHALAVASKQHNSFARLEDVMEADILPPGRGPDLRDALELISMVRIRHQALALKEGEVPDNNVAPEALSDFERKNLKDAFQILSNAQKYLKFRYSLS encoded by the coding sequence ATGGAAGCAGAAAATCTAGAGACACTCGACTTTCTTCGGCAGTTTCCTCCTTTCGAGGAACTGCCCGAAGAAGAGCTCGAGCGAGTTGCCGCTGTTACAGACGTGAGTTACTTCAAGGCTGGCAGCGACATTCTCAATTATCAGGACAAAATTACCGACCTTCATGTGGTGCGAAGTGGTGCCGTGGAGGTCTTTCACCGAACAGGTGAACTCTACAATCGCCTGAGTCCCGGAGGGTTTTTCGGAGAGGCAGGGCTCCTGCGAAATGGGCGTGTTCGATACCCCGTGAAGGCCATTGAAGACACGCTGGTCTATCTTGTACCAGGGGCCGAGTTCAATCGGCTATTCGACGAGTATGAGTCGTTTGCCGATGCGGTCGAGGTAGAAGACCGTCAGCGTCTGAATCGCGCACTCTCAAGGCGCGAGCATGCAAACGATATGCTCACAGCGACCATTTCAACCCTTATTTCAAGAGAGCCGGTGGGTATTAATGCGGTGGCAACCATTCGCGAAGCAGCAGAGAAGATGACCTCAGAAGAAGTCAGTTCCTTGTTGATTTATGAAGATGTAAATGACCCGGAACAGCGACCACTCGGAATTATCACCGATAAAGACTTACGTAAACGTGTGCTTGCCGTGGGCTTGAGTGATCAAACCGCAGTAAGAGAAGTGATGTCGGAAGGGCTTGTGTTTGTGCAGCACAACCAGCGCATTTTCGAAGCGATGTTGCTCATGCTGCGCAGTAACTTGCATCATTTACCGGTGCTCAAAAAAGAACGTACGGTGGGCATGTTGTCACTTTCCGATGTGGTTCGCCATGAATCGAAAAGCAGCCTGTTTGTGGTGGGGAATATATTCCGAGCCACGAGTGCGGAAGAGCTTGCGGCGCTGAAAGTTGACGTACAAGCAACCTTTGTGAAAATGGTGGAAGAAGACGCGAATTCGCGCATGATTGGGGCGTCGATGGCAGTGATTGGGCGGAGTTTTAAACAACGGCTACTGGAATTAGGTGAAGAGAAGTTGGGTAAACCACCAGTGCCCTATTGCTTCCTTGCGCTCGGTTCCATGGCTCGCGACGAACAATCTATCGTGACGGACCAAGACAACGCGATGATTCTGCATGATAGCTTCGATCCTGAGAAGCACGACGAGTATTTTCAAGAGCTGGCGCAATATGTGAGCGACGGCCTCGATGCCTGCGGTTATGTGTATTGCTCTGGCAATATTATGGCAACGAATCCGGAGTGGCGGCAGCCATTAAAGGTGTGGAAGCAGTATTTCACAAGTTGGATTGAGGAGCCGACTCCCGAGCGTTTGTTGCATAGCTCCATATTTTTTGACCTCGACGGCGTTTGGGGGCGGCTCGAATTCGCCGATATGCTGAATAAGCTCATTCGAGAAAAAGCGCCGAAAAATAAGCGTTTTCTGGCTTGTATGGCGCGGAATTCACTACAACGCACTCCGCCCCTTGGGTTTTTTAAAGACTTTGTGATGGAAAAAGACGGTAAACACAATAATTCGATTAATACAAAACGCCGTGGTACGGCGCCTGTGGCAGATCTTATTCGTGTACATGCGTTGGCGGTTGCATCTAAACAGCATAATTCGTTTGCGCGCCTAGAAGACGTGATGGAAGCTGATATTTTGCCGCCGGGGCGCGGCCCTGATTTACGCGATGCATTGGAGCTTATCTCCATGGTGCGGATTCGTCACCAAGCATTGGCGCTGAAAGAAGGAGAGGTTCCCGACAATAATGTGGCGCCGGAAGCGTTGTCTGACTTTGAACGAAAGAACTTAAAGGATGCGTTTCAGATTTTGAGTAACGCGCAGAAGTACTTGAAATTTCGATATTCGCTGAGCTAA
- a CDS encoding betaine/carnitine transporter, BCCT family produces the protein MSQMDHEHDPLKPDGQVTPIETDYKVGQDNVAIKLGPFGLDVHNRVFLISGLAIIAFVALTLIFQADAEPLFSGLRNWLTSRLDWFFITAANIFVILALVLIFTPLGRVRLGGTEASPDFSYLGWFSMLFAAGMGIGLMFYGVSEPISHFSSAFGGTSTEGGMRTDWAPLGGAEGNAEEARRLGMAATIYHWALHPWAIYAVLALGLALFSFNKGLPLTVRSIFYPLLGERVWGWPGHIIDILAVLATLFGLATSLGLGASQASAGLNFLFGTPKGVGMEVVLVIGITAIALFSVVAGLEAGVKRLSEINMTLAALLMLFVIIVGPTVAILTGFFKNLVAYVEYLPALANPIGREDANFSQGWTAFYWAWWISWSPFVGMFIARVSRGRTVREFLTAVLIIPSLACVFWMTVFGGTAITQFLGGFEEVANTALELQLFTMLSELPWTGLTSFIGIILVVVFFVTSSDSGSLVIDTISAGGKVNAPTPQRVFWCTFEGLVAIALILGGGLVALQAMAVSAGLPFTIVLLMSCVSLVKGLMNEPRPA, from the coding sequence ATGAGTCAGATGGACCATGAACATGATCCACTTAAGCCTGACGGACAGGTAACACCCATAGAGACCGATTACAAGGTAGGTCAAGACAACGTCGCGATAAAGCTAGGCCCGTTTGGACTCGACGTCCATAACCGGGTCTTTTTAATATCTGGTTTAGCTATTATTGCGTTTGTCGCTTTGACTCTGATTTTTCAGGCCGACGCAGAGCCTCTGTTTTCCGGTTTACGGAACTGGCTTACGAGCCGGTTAGACTGGTTCTTTATTACAGCGGCGAATATTTTCGTAATACTCGCGCTGGTGCTGATTTTTACGCCACTCGGCAGAGTCCGGCTAGGTGGTACTGAGGCGTCCCCCGATTTCTCCTATTTAGGCTGGTTCTCCATGCTGTTTGCAGCGGGAATGGGCATTGGCCTCATGTTTTATGGGGTTTCGGAGCCTATTTCGCATTTCTCAAGTGCATTCGGTGGCACCAGTACGGAAGGCGGCATGCGTACCGATTGGGCGCCGCTTGGTGGTGCTGAAGGGAACGCCGAAGAGGCACGTCGTTTAGGTATGGCGGCGACAATTTACCATTGGGCATTACACCCGTGGGCGATTTATGCAGTATTGGCGCTTGGCTTGGCGCTATTTTCGTTTAATAAAGGTTTGCCATTAACGGTACGCTCAATCTTTTACCCACTTTTGGGGGAGCGTGTTTGGGGCTGGCCCGGACACATTATTGATATCTTGGCCGTGTTGGCGACGTTGTTTGGTCTCGCAACGTCGCTAGGTTTGGGCGCGTCACAAGCATCTGCTGGTCTCAACTTTTTATTTGGTACGCCGAAAGGTGTAGGAATGGAAGTCGTCTTGGTCATTGGGATAACCGCGATTGCGTTATTCTCGGTTGTTGCCGGATTAGAGGCTGGGGTGAAGCGGCTCTCTGAAATCAACATGACGCTTGCCGCCCTATTAATGTTGTTCGTGATCATCGTAGGCCCTACGGTAGCCATTCTCACTGGGTTTTTTAAGAACCTTGTGGCGTATGTGGAGTACTTACCAGCCCTCGCGAACCCAATAGGCAGAGAAGACGCGAACTTCTCTCAAGGTTGGACAGCATTCTATTGGGCTTGGTGGATCTCATGGTCGCCGTTCGTAGGTATGTTTATCGCCCGGGTTTCACGTGGTCGCACAGTGCGTGAGTTCCTCACTGCAGTGCTGATTATCCCTTCGTTAGCATGTGTATTCTGGATGACGGTATTTGGTGGAACAGCGATTACCCAGTTTTTAGGTGGCTTTGAAGAGGTGGCCAATACGGCGCTCGAGTTACAGCTCTTTACCATGCTCAGTGAACTGCCCTGGACAGGACTGACTTCCTTTATCGGAATTATTTTGGTGGTTGTGTTCTTTGTGACCTCGTCGGATTCTGGCTCGTTGGTCATCGACACAATTTCTGCCGGAGGTAAGGTAAATGCACCTACGCCACAGCGTGTGTTTTGGTGTACGTTCGAGGGATTGGTCGCGATTGCACTTATTCTAGGTGGTGGTCTGGTAGCTTTACAAGCCATGGCCGTATCCGCCGGATTGCCATTCACCATTGTACTGCTCATGAGTTGTGTGTCGTTGGTGAAAGGCCTGATGAACGAGCCAAGACCAGCGTAA
- a CDS encoding Response regulator receiver domain-containing protein — protein MPGSKVLLIEDDVVFSGIIQKYLLQRGYLVLTAEDGETGLELCNSEHPDVVLCDLKLPKISGLKVLENLLFNMSTLPVIVISASERMADIREAVRLGAWDYLVKPLAQLDILDTAIQNCLTRTSLEDAWERERWELDDHIDVLFENQGLVEQLQADLLPHEALELPCCRVDFEVAETSSEQVLLDYHRFPNNQALVVMARSQAAAEQNVLGLLVLKSLLNPMIRQGMSGHEGILRMPERLLERLNAELCHSRIRSAFDLLAIWIDGNTGLLKWGHAGEAIQLSVESRPDLALGIWAQCSYTAHSHQLTAPLTATLAKWGQIRMGSD, from the coding sequence ATGCCGGGCAGTAAGGTGTTACTCATTGAAGACGACGTCGTATTTAGTGGCATCATTCAGAAATATCTGCTGCAACGCGGGTATTTGGTATTAACAGCAGAGGACGGTGAGACCGGTCTCGAGTTGTGTAATTCAGAGCATCCAGACGTGGTGCTCTGTGACCTCAAGTTACCAAAAATCTCCGGATTAAAAGTTCTCGAGAATCTCCTTTTTAATATGTCGACGTTACCTGTGATTGTTATTTCTGCCTCCGAACGCATGGCCGATATTCGCGAAGCCGTTCGGTTGGGCGCTTGGGATTATTTAGTAAAACCACTTGCTCAACTCGATATTCTAGATACCGCAATTCAGAACTGCCTCACGCGAACAAGTCTTGAAGATGCGTGGGAGAGAGAGCGTTGGGAGCTCGACGACCATATTGATGTGTTGTTTGAAAATCAGGGGTTGGTGGAGCAATTACAGGCCGATTTATTGCCTCATGAGGCACTAGAGCTTCCTTGTTGTCGCGTTGATTTTGAGGTAGCCGAAACCTCGAGCGAACAGGTATTGCTCGATTATCATCGTTTTCCAAATAACCAAGCGTTGGTGGTGATGGCTCGCTCACAGGCGGCCGCGGAGCAGAATGTGTTGGGCTTGTTGGTATTGAAAAGTTTATTAAACCCTATGATTCGCCAAGGGATGAGCGGGCATGAGGGAATTTTGCGTATGCCGGAAAGGTTATTAGAGCGCTTGAATGCAGAGCTTTGCCATTCGCGCATCCGCTCGGCCTTCGATCTGCTCGCTATTTGGATAGACGGCAATACAGGATTATTAAAATGGGGACATGCGGGGGAAGCTATTCAACTCTCGGTAGAAAGCCGCCCCGACCTCGCCCTCGGCATCTGGGCCCAATGCAGTTACACCGCCCACAGCCACCAACTCACGGCCCCCCTAACCGCCACCCTAGCAAAATGGGGTCAGATTAGAATGGGGTCAGATTAA
- a CDS encoding phospholipid-binding lipoprotein MlaA, translated as MIKQWMLLALVMFTLVGCSSVPEESASASEEAPATNSAESASNEPDFDFSDPRDPFEEINRPFWDFNRDTLDPYVIQPVVNTWEYVPSPVRRGLYNMTDNLNEPASIVNNVLQLKFKDAATSVGRFTINSTIGLLGFFDVADTWGLKEQKESFGETMAVYGSPDGPYFMLPGLGPTVLIDRGGDFVDDYIWPATIIGWQFSALRLVIRGMEQRLELRQLEPVLENSIDEYSFVREAYFSYWRDKVYDGNPPPEENSWEDEWDNEWDDEWED; from the coding sequence ATGATCAAACAGTGGATGTTGCTGGCACTTGTCATGTTCACATTGGTGGGCTGTTCAAGTGTGCCTGAGGAATCGGCCTCGGCCTCGGAGGAGGCACCAGCGACGAATTCGGCGGAGTCTGCGAGCAATGAGCCAGATTTTGATTTCAGCGATCCGCGCGACCCATTTGAAGAGATTAACCGCCCATTTTGGGATTTTAACCGCGACACGCTCGACCCTTATGTTATTCAGCCGGTGGTGAATACTTGGGAGTATGTCCCCTCGCCCGTGCGTCGTGGATTGTACAATATGACTGATAATTTGAATGAGCCTGCGAGTATTGTGAATAATGTGCTGCAATTAAAGTTTAAAGACGCAGCCACCTCGGTAGGTCGTTTTACAATCAATAGCACCATAGGCTTGCTCGGCTTTTTTGATGTCGCAGATACATGGGGCTTAAAGGAGCAGAAGGAAAGCTTTGGCGAGACCATGGCGGTGTATGGCTCACCCGATGGCCCTTACTTTATGTTGCCAGGATTGGGACCGACGGTGCTGATTGATCGCGGTGGTGATTTTGTCGATGACTATATCTGGCCAGCGACGATCATTGGGTGGCAGTTTTCGGCATTGCGCCTCGTGATTCGCGGTATGGAGCAGCGCTTGGAGTTGCGACAGCTTGAGCCCGTGTTGGAAAACTCGATCGACGAGTACTCGTTTGTGCGAGAAGCATACTTCTCATACTGGCGTGACAAAGTGTACGACGGTAACCCGCCGCCAGAGGAAAATAGCTGGGAAGATGAATGGGACAATGAATGGGACGACGAGTGGGAGGATTAA
- a CDS encoding cytochrome c-type biogenesis protein CcmI, producing the protein MWMVALVILLIVGVAVLFVARQQQASTLSTLQANKAVFSSRLAEIEEDFQQGLLSEKDLANAKRELQKTFVTDVHDPDEAVEAKPASLTWIIAILVVSSVGLYMLSGSWQQQRTADEALATIEERFAALQSNRSGAVDREELELFALGLRQQLEARPDAGAWSMYGRIMMQLDYLDESLQAFERSRQLDPNNQSTLVMYSQVLVASGSDPDLARAAGFIRQVLEESPRNIEALGLLGVIAFERGDFDRAVQAFELTLRLMQDEDPRYATIERALQDARDRAEGNVITLTVNVDISETLRNEMRPGSTLFVFVRDPDGGRAPVAVYRQAVSDFPITVNITDANAMTPDRKLSDLENWLVGARLSTTGTIELTTGDMEARPVLVEGGVSQSLSIRITEYIE; encoded by the coding sequence ATGTGGATGGTTGCGTTAGTAATTCTGTTAATCGTGGGCGTGGCAGTATTATTCGTCGCCCGGCAGCAGCAGGCGTCTACATTGTCAACTTTGCAAGCCAATAAGGCGGTGTTCTCGTCACGCTTGGCTGAAATTGAAGAAGACTTTCAGCAAGGGTTGCTTTCAGAGAAAGATCTTGCGAATGCGAAGCGTGAATTACAGAAAACCTTTGTTACCGACGTGCATGACCCAGACGAGGCGGTCGAAGCGAAACCTGCTTCGCTGACATGGATTATTGCGATCTTAGTTGTGAGCTCGGTCGGCTTATATATGTTGAGTGGTTCATGGCAACAACAGCGAACTGCCGACGAAGCGCTTGCCACAATTGAAGAGCGCTTTGCTGCGTTGCAATCGAATCGATCAGGCGCGGTCGATCGTGAAGAGTTGGAATTATTTGCTTTGGGGTTACGCCAGCAACTTGAGGCACGGCCCGACGCCGGTGCATGGAGCATGTATGGCCGCATTATGATGCAGCTCGATTATTTAGATGAGTCGTTACAGGCGTTTGAGCGCTCTCGACAGCTTGATCCAAATAATCAGAGTACTTTGGTGATGTACTCACAAGTGCTGGTGGCGTCTGGAAGCGATCCAGATTTGGCACGGGCAGCAGGTTTTATTCGACAAGTATTAGAGGAATCGCCGCGTAACATAGAAGCGCTTGGGTTGTTAGGCGTGATTGCGTTTGAGCGGGGCGATTTCGATCGGGCAGTGCAGGCATTTGAACTCACGTTACGGCTAATGCAGGACGAGGATCCGCGCTATGCCACCATTGAGCGTGCGCTGCAAGATGCGCGTGATCGTGCGGAAGGTAATGTCATTACGCTCACAGTGAATGTAGATATCAGTGAAACCCTGCGTAATGAAATGCGCCCCGGGAGTACATTATTCGTGTTTGTGCGCGACCCAGACGGTGGGCGTGCGCCGGTGGCGGTCTATCGTCAGGCGGTGAGTGATTTCCCAATTACGGTGAATATTACCGACGCAAATGCGATGACACCAGACCGTAAATTGTCAGATTTAGAGAACTGGCTGGTGGGTGCGCGGTTGTCGACCACCGGTACGATTGAACTTACGACAGGCGATATGGAAGCCCGGCCTGTGCTCGTTGAAGGTGGTGTGAGCCAGAGTCTGTCGATTCGAATCACGGAGTATATTGAATGA
- a CDS encoding cytochrome c-type biogenesis protein CcmH → MLKIVKSFGLAVLLSFMLAQQASAQGEYYAFETAEQERIFNTLTKELRCPKCQNQSISDSDAPLAADMRQRVYQMVMEGQSRNEIIAFMKVRYGDFVHYQPPLNASTIILWLGPFVVLVVGLIVVVLNARGRRNESESLDAEELTAEEEARIAQLLDNNELPGEKK, encoded by the coding sequence ATGTTAAAGATTGTTAAAAGCTTCGGGCTCGCGGTGCTGTTAAGTTTTATGCTGGCGCAGCAAGCAAGCGCACAGGGTGAGTATTATGCGTTTGAAACCGCTGAGCAGGAACGAATTTTTAATACGCTCACAAAAGAGTTGCGCTGCCCTAAGTGTCAGAACCAGTCTATTTCAGATTCCGATGCACCGCTGGCCGCCGATATGCGTCAACGGGTTTATCAAATGGTCATGGAAGGGCAGAGCCGAAATGAAATTATCGCGTTTATGAAAGTGCGGTACGGTGACTTTGTGCACTACCAGCCTCCTTTAAATGCGAGTACGATTATTTTGTGGTTAGGGCCATTCGTGGTGCTTGTTGTGGGCTTAATCGTGGTGGTGTTGAATGCGCGTGGTCGGCGAAATGAGTCTGAGTCGCTCGACGCAGAGGAACTCACCGCCGAAGAAGAGGCGCGCATCGCGCAGTTGTTGGATAACAATGAGTTACCAGGAGAGAAGAAATAA
- a CDS encoding cytochrome c biogenesis protein CcmG, thiol:disulfide interchange protein DsbE, with product MTAKQRFWIFLTPLVLFLGLAVFLFGGLFSDPTKLDSALVGREVPAFELPDLYAPDRTHNESIVGGQPMLLNVWATWCPTCYAEHTFLNQLREEENVYIIGLNYKDDSRSAAVRWLQELGDPYQVNLFDQSGLLALDLGVYGAPETFVIDSNGVIRYRHVGDLNQRVWDEQVGPIYYSLFAGNE from the coding sequence ATGACCGCAAAACAACGGTTTTGGATATTTTTAACGCCATTGGTTCTGTTTCTCGGGCTCGCAGTGTTTTTGTTTGGCGGGTTGTTTTCTGATCCCACAAAATTAGACTCAGCACTGGTTGGGCGTGAGGTTCCTGCGTTTGAATTGCCAGATCTTTATGCACCCGACCGCACGCACAATGAGTCTATTGTTGGCGGTCAACCGATGTTGTTGAACGTCTGGGCGACTTGGTGCCCTACATGCTACGCCGAACATACGTTTTTAAATCAACTTCGCGAAGAAGAGAATGTTTATATTATTGGTTTGAATTACAAAGACGACTCACGCTCAGCGGCCGTTCGCTGGCTACAGGAATTAGGCGACCCGTACCAGGTGAATTTGTTCGACCAATCGGGTTTATTGGCACTCGATTTGGGCGTCTATGGTGCACCAGAAACCTTCGTGATCGATAGCAACGGTGTTATACGCTATCGCCACGTGGGCGACTTAAACCAACGTGTATGGGACGAGCAGGTAGGCCCTATTTATTACAGCTTATTTGCGGGCAATGAGTGA